A genomic region of Elusimicrobiota bacterium contains the following coding sequences:
- a CDS encoding PorV/PorQ family protein: MFITKKIGIIGLILPFTFYLLPSTWLYSRGTSTTIFQLLDASFGARQKALGETFTAIADDINTIYYNPAGLKNISNKTISATYQKGLSDLSQGFVVYSQESEKLRGTVACGFTYLYGGKIELNYTDRPSETKQAQSDYLLTLSYATGDKLKFGSNLKVVYSELVEDAKATGFCIDLGFHYSMVRIFKKEVSFGLSTQNIGPWATYSGGLASGKEYEPLPITSRAGFSVLTISTKNHNVVIASDWLFPYYVNKGKFHTGLEYTYRQKYFLRTGYKLGYALDSFTFGLGTKFSKYQLDYGLALMGELSPTHHLTFTMKL; the protein is encoded by the coding sequence GTTTATCACAAAAAAGATAGGAATTATTGGTTTAATTTTACCTTTTACCTTTTATCTTTTACCTTCAACCTGGCTTTATAGCCGTGGGACATCTACGACAATATTTCAATTACTTGATGCATCTTTTGGTGCTCGGCAGAAAGCGCTTGGAGAAACATTTACAGCAATTGCCGACGATATAAACACGATTTACTATAATCCTGCAGGGCTAAAAAATATTTCTAATAAAACAATATCAGCAACATATCAGAAAGGGCTTTCAGATTTATCACAAGGTTTTGTTGTATATTCTCAAGAGTCAGAAAAACTCAGAGGTACAGTTGCTTGTGGGTTCACATATTTGTATGGTGGAAAAATAGAGTTGAATTATACTGATAGACCATCAGAAACAAAACAAGCCCAAAGTGATTATCTATTAACATTAAGTTATGCGACAGGTGATAAACTAAAATTCGGAAGCAACTTAAAAGTGGTTTATTCTGAACTTGTGGAAGATGCGAAAGCGACAGGCTTTTGTATTGATTTAGGATTTCATTACAGCATGGTAAGAATTTTCAAGAAAGAAGTTTCATTTGGTCTATCAACGCAAAACATAGGTCCTTGGGCAACATATTCAGGCGGGCTTGCAAGTGGAAAAGAATATGAGCCATTGCCGATAACATCACGGGCAGGATTCTCTGTTCTGACAATCTCTACAAAAAATCATAATGTAGTTATTGCTTCTGACTGGCTTTTTCCGTATTATGTAAACAAAGGGAAATTTCACACAGGGTTGGAATACACATACCGACAAAAATACTTTCTGCGGACTGGTTACAAACTTGGATATGCTCTGGACTCATTCACATTCGGGCTTGGCACAAAGTTTAGCAAATACCAGCTTGACTACGGACTCGCCTTGATGGGCGAATTATCACCAACGCATCATCTGACATTCACAATGAAATTGTAG
- a CDS encoding Ig-like domain-containing protein, with translation MKRTICRNLVLQFISISFHLFLSISVSYSAETLASKILNIGGSLKQSLGISFTDSIGEDFTTACSSHSTQFFAGYIYTIFFDTVPSVSTLEISEPNYNLGDKIVVTDKTIFTLSARDPVVWGVSSGVKETRWRIADGGWQIYTLPFTLHELPDGNYTVQYYSVDRLNNTEKVKTITAVIDNTAPVVEILSPSKDNYGVCKIINGQVSIYGSATDKHLKYYEVAYSQLNSSVSVVISREYKEVSEGVLAVWDTTQLAEGWYTLKLVAQDYVKNESSTSVDVYIGKPELLLTVDGFNKPSYIVLDSTGNMYISDTNNDSIKKFDRDGHFVLEISTQVKVADTSARAKRVASVSEKIFNKPTGIAVSSQGNMYIADRNNDRIVRIKQIGDRRWDMGDEITGFNKPHGIFI, from the coding sequence ATGAAAAGAACAATTTGTAGAAATTTGGTACTACAATTTATTTCTATTAGTTTCCATCTATTTCTATCTATTTCGGTTAGTTATTCCGCAGAGACACTTGCATCTAAAATTTTGAATATTGGCGGGAGCTTAAAACAATCTTTAGGGATAAGTTTTACTGATAGTATTGGTGAAGATTTTACAACTGCCTGTTCATCACACAGCACCCAATTTTTTGCTGGGTATATTTACACAATCTTTTTTGATACAGTTCCGTCCGTATCTACACTTGAGATTTCAGAGCCTAATTATAATCTCGGAGATAAAATCGTAGTAACAGATAAAACCATTTTTACACTTTCTGCTCGTGACCCTGTGGTTTGGGGAGTTTCATCAGGAGTGAAGGAGACAAGATGGCGGATAGCAGATGGCGGATGGCAGATTTACACTTTACCATTCACGCTTCACGAGTTACCTGATGGCAACTATACAGTTCAGTATTATTCAGTTGATAGGTTGAACAACACAGAAAAAGTAAAAACTATCACGGCGGTAATTGATAATACAGCGCCTGTTGTAGAAATCCTTTCACCATCAAAAGATAATTACGGTGTTTGTAAAATAATAAATGGACAAGTGTCCATTTATGGCAGTGCGACGGACAAGCACTTAAAATATTATGAAGTCGCATATTCTCAACTTAACAGTTCGGTGTCTGTAGTTATCAGCAGAGAATACAAGGAAGTTAGCGAAGGAGTTCTTGCTGTGTGGGATACAACACAACTTGCTGAAGGTTGGTATACACTGAAACTTGTTGCACAGGATTATGTAAAAAATGAATCTTCAACGAGTGTAGATGTTTATATCGGCAAGCCTGAGCTTTTGCTTACAGTGGATGGATTTAACAAGCCATCGTATATCGTGCTTGATTCAACAGGCAATATGTATATTTCAGATACGAATAATGACAGTATTAAAAAGTTTGACAGAGACGGACATTTTGTTTTAGAGATTTCAACACAGGTGAAAGTAGCCGACACTTCAGCCCGAGCAAAGCGAGTGGCTTCAGTGTCGGAAAAAATATTCAACAAGCCAACAGGTATCGCAGTAAGTTCACAGGGAAATATGTATATTGCAGATAGAAATAATGACAGAATAGTGAGAATAAAGCAGATAGGAGATAGGAGATGGGATATGGGAGATGAAATAACAGGATTTAACAAGCCACACGGGATATTTATTTAA